TGGGCCGGGCCGCAAAGCCGCCGCGTGTGCCGACTGCGAAGATGAGCGCGCCCATTGCGAGCGCCAGAAGAAGAAAGCGGATCACGGTCTTGCCTCATGTCGCGCCGGGACCGGGCCAGCCGGTGTTCACCATGCTCGCTGGAAAAGATGTCTTTTCGCGGACGGCTCGAGCGAAACCGATTACGGCCGTGACGAAAGCGCCACGCCGGAACTCTTGTTCGCCGAGCGTTGCTTTTTCCCCTTGCGGCGCCGCGCCGCCGATTGTTAGCGTTGCCTTATGGCGCAGAACGAACCGGTTTCGAGAGTGGCACCGCATCGCGCGAGCGAGGCGTCCGCCGCGGCGCGCGCCCCATGGTCCGCTCCGCGTCTGCGGTCGGTTGCGCTCCACCAGTCGGAACTGTTTTTTTTGCCGACAGGCAATGACGGCCTGTACGGATCCTGATGGACTGCCGCTGAGCTTTCGGCGAAGCGTGTCGCGGTCTTGCGGGCGGGTGCCTACGCGCCCGTCTTATGCTTCGCCAGCCATTGCTCGAGCCAATGGATGTTGTACTCGCCGTCGATGATGTCCTTCTCGCGGACCAGCTGCTGGAACAGCGGGATGGTCGTCTCGATCCCGCCGACCACCAGCTCGTCGAGCGCCCGGCGCAGCCGCAGCAGGCATTCGTTGCGGTTGCGCGCATGCACGATCAGCTTGCCCGCCAGGCTGTCGTAATAGGGCGGGATGCGATAACCGGAATAGATCGCGCTGTCGAAGCGCACGCCCAGCCCGCCCGGCGTGTGGAACTGGGTGATCGTGCCCGGCGAAGGCTGGAAGGTGAAGGCGTTCTCCGCATTGATGCGGCACTCGATGGCGTGGCCGTTGAACACCACGTCGCTCTGGTGCAACTCCAGCGCGCCGCCGGCCGCGATGCGGATCTGCTCGCGCACGATGTCGATGCCGGTGATTGCCTCGGTGACGGGGTGCTCGACCTGCAGGCGGGTGTTCATCTCGATGAAATAGAACTCGCCGTCCTCGAACAGGAACTCGATCGTGCCGGCGCCCAGATAGCCGAGCTTGCCGAGCGCCTTGGTCACCACCCGGCCGATGTCGTCGCGCTGCTGTGCGTTGAGGGCAGGGGAGCCGGCTTCCTCCCACACCTTCTGGTGCCGCCGCTGCAGCGAGCAGTCGCGCTCGCCCAGATGGATCACTTGGCCGGTGGCGTCCGCCAGCACCTGGATCTCGATATGGCGCGGCCTTTGGAGATATTTTTCCATATAGACTTGGTCGTTGCCGAAAGCGCTCTTGGCTTCGTGCCGCGCGGTCGACAGCGCCAGCGGCAGCTCCGCTTCGTTCAGCGCCACCTTCATGCCGCGGCCGCCGCCGCCCGCCGTCGCCTTGATCAGGACCGGATAGCCGATCTCCTTGGCGACCCGCGCCGCGTCCTTGTCCTCCACTGCGCCGCCCGAGCCGGGCACGGTGGGAATGCCCACCGCCTTCACGGCCTGGATGGCGGTGATTTTGTCTCCCATCATCCGGATGTGTTCGGGCGTCGGTCCGATGAAGGTGATGCCGTGCTCGCGCACGATCTCGGCGAAGCGCGCGTTCTCCGACAGGAAGCCGTAGCCGGGATGGATCGCCTCGGCGCCGGTGATCTCGCAGGCCGCGATGATCGCGGGGATGTTGAGATAGCTCTGCGCCGAGGCCGGTGGCCCGATGCACACGCTCTCGTCCGCCAGCCGCACATGCATCGCATCGGCATCGGCGGTGGAATGCACCGCCACGGTCGCGATGCCCATCTCCTTGCACGCCCGGTTGATGCGAAGCGCGATCTCGCCGCGGTTGGCGATGAGGACTTTCTCGAACATCAGTTGATGATGCAGAGCGTTTGGCCGAACTCGACCGGCTGCGCGTCGTTTACGCAGATTTCGCTGATCGTGCCGCCGCGCGGGGAGGTGATCGGGTTCATGGTCTT
The nucleotide sequence above comes from Rhizomicrobium sp.. Encoded proteins:
- the accC gene encoding acetyl-CoA carboxylase biotin carboxylase subunit; the encoded protein is MFEKVLIANRGEIALRINRACKEMGIATVAVHSTADADAMHVRLADESVCIGPPASAQSYLNIPAIIAACEITGAEAIHPGYGFLSENARFAEIVREHGITFIGPTPEHIRMMGDKITAIQAVKAVGIPTVPGSGGAVEDKDAARVAKEIGYPVLIKATAGGGGRGMKVALNEAELPLALSTARHEAKSAFGNDQVYMEKYLQRPRHIEIQVLADATGQVIHLGERDCSLQRRHQKVWEEAGSPALNAQQRDDIGRVVTKALGKLGYLGAGTIEFLFEDGEFYFIEMNTRLQVEHPVTEAITGIDIVREQIRIAAGGALELHQSDVVFNGHAIECRINAENAFTFQPSPGTITQFHTPGGLGVRFDSAIYSGYRIPPYYDSLAGKLIVHARNRNECLLRLRRALDELVVGGIETTIPLFQQLVREKDIIDGEYNIHWLEQWLAKHKTGA